One genomic region from Streptomyces venezuelae encodes:
- a CDS encoding tyrosinase family protein translates to MVYTRKNQRDLTGAERRKFVAAVLELKRTGAYDEFVRTHIDHYTADGEGRLRTAHMAPSFLPWHRRFLLEFEKALRRIDGTVSVPYWDWTRDNSPASSIWGEDFMGGNGRRADLQVMTGPFAHSSGRWNVTHAMSETRFLTRDFGRPRDPVALPTQAQLDEVMRERVYDVAPWNSTSASGFRNRLEGWASGQGNERFRIHNRVHRWVGGLMLGGGSVNDPVFWLHHSFVDLVWSRWQQRNPGAAYLPAEPPPLGDAQYRKVISRHQPMEPWGVTPAELFDHSRIYRYA, encoded by the coding sequence GTGGTGTACACGCGTAAGAACCAGCGTGACCTGACCGGCGCCGAGCGCCGTAAGTTCGTCGCCGCCGTCCTGGAGCTCAAGCGGACCGGCGCGTACGACGAGTTCGTCCGCACCCACATCGACCACTACACGGCCGACGGGGAAGGGCGGCTCAGGACCGCCCACATGGCGCCGAGCTTCCTGCCCTGGCACCGCAGGTTCCTGCTGGAGTTCGAGAAGGCCCTGCGCCGGATCGACGGCACGGTCTCCGTCCCGTACTGGGACTGGACCCGGGACAACAGCCCGGCCTCCTCGATCTGGGGCGAGGACTTCATGGGCGGCAACGGCCGCCGGGCCGACCTCCAGGTGATGACGGGCCCCTTCGCCCACTCCTCGGGGCGGTGGAACGTGACGCATGCGATGTCCGAGACCCGCTTCCTGACCAGGGACTTCGGCCGGCCCCGCGACCCGGTCGCGCTCCCGACGCAGGCCCAGCTCGACGAGGTGATGCGGGAGCGGGTGTACGACGTGGCGCCCTGGAACTCGACGAGCGCCTCCGGCTTCCGCAACCGGCTGGAGGGCTGGGCCTCGGGTCAGGGCAACGAGCGGTTCCGGATCCACAACCGGGTGCACCGCTGGGTCGGCGGACTGATGCTCGGCGGCGGCTCCGTCAACGACCCGGTCTTCTGGCTCCACCACTCCTTCGTCGACCTGGTGTGGTCGCGGTGGCAGCAGCGGAACCCCGGAGCCGCGTACCTGCCCGCGGAGCCGCCGCCGCTGGGGGACGCGCAGTACCGCAAGGTCATCTCCCGGCACCAGCCGATGGAGCCCTGGGGGGTCACCCCGGCGGAGCTGTTCGACCACAGCCGGATCTACCGGTACGCCTGA
- a CDS encoding chaplin, giving the protein MSRIAKAAAVLAGTGAVALSGAGLAVADSGAEAVAAHSPGVASGNVVQVPVHVPVNLCGNTVNVIGLLNPAFGNTCINADGHGHGDGGYGG; this is encoded by the coding sequence ATGTCTCGCATCGCGAAGGCTGCCGCTGTTCTTGCCGGCACGGGTGCCGTGGCCCTCAGCGGAGCCGGCCTGGCCGTCGCCGACTCGGGCGCCGAGGCCGTCGCCGCCCACTCGCCCGGTGTCGCTTCCGGCAATGTCGTCCAGGTCCCGGTCCACGTCCCGGTCAACCTCTGCGGCAACACCGTCAACGTCATCGGCCTGCTCAACCCGGCCTTCGGCAACACCTGCATCAACGCCGACGGCCACGGCCACGGTGACGGCGGCTACGGCGGCTGA
- a CDS encoding chaplin encodes MSRIAKAVVLTVGAAAAVAGAAGVAAADSIAEGAAVKSPGVGSGNVVQVPVHIPVNVCGNTVSVIGALNPTFGNFCANV; translated from the coding sequence ATGTCCCGTATCGCCAAGGCCGTTGTCCTGACCGTGGGTGCCGCCGCCGCCGTCGCCGGTGCCGCCGGTGTCGCCGCCGCCGACTCGATCGCCGAGGGCGCGGCCGTGAAGTCCCCGGGTGTCGGCTCCGGCAACGTCGTCCAGGTCCCGGTGCACATCCCGGTCAACGTCTGCGGCAACACCGTCAGCGTCATCGGCGCGCTGAACCCGACCTTCGGCAACTTCTGCGCCAACGTCTGA